In a genomic window of Verrucomicrobiota bacterium:
- a CDS encoding tetratricopeptide repeat protein, whose product MRAVRAGALAAAVVVAFLVQTAAATWVYSSDTGRLSRLESMPKENSLAQFRYAEQFEAKGQFDQALREYRKVVRYFPDSILAAKAQFKVGECYEKLGRYVKAFNQYQLVLEKYPSYSDPDEVIARQYAIANAFYSGRKKAMPLLRMRVLSGRSEAVRCYEQIALNAPFGPVAEEAKYRAGELLERKARYDDYTTMDSGVRQGAVNTYLFVVDNFDHGARRGDSLFRVGECYYKKAQRARHDKKAFEQALFYYGRYLREHPTGEHAKAAEARIAEVDYRRAESTFQVATYYEKRGKYRAALIYYQDLAARFPLSPYADQAEAKVAEMQKRLDIEPASDEPTEDQDASSGVTEPE is encoded by the coding sequence GCGACGTGGGTCTATTCGAGCGATACGGGGCGGCTTTCGCGTCTCGAGTCGATGCCGAAGGAGAACTCGCTGGCGCAGTTCCGGTACGCTGAGCAGTTCGAGGCCAAGGGGCAGTTCGACCAGGCGCTGCGCGAGTACCGCAAGGTGGTGCGTTACTTCCCGGACTCGATCCTGGCGGCCAAAGCCCAGTTCAAGGTGGGCGAGTGCTACGAGAAACTCGGCCGCTATGTCAAGGCGTTCAACCAGTACCAGCTCGTGCTGGAGAAGTACCCGTCGTACAGCGATCCCGACGAGGTGATTGCGCGCCAGTACGCGATTGCCAACGCGTTCTACAGCGGGCGCAAGAAGGCGATGCCGCTGTTGCGGATGCGCGTCCTATCGGGCCGGAGCGAGGCGGTCCGCTGCTACGAGCAGATCGCGCTCAATGCGCCGTTCGGCCCGGTGGCCGAGGAGGCCAAGTACCGCGCCGGCGAGCTGCTCGAGCGCAAGGCGCGCTACGACGACTACACGACGATGGACAGCGGGGTCCGCCAGGGCGCGGTCAACACATACCTGTTCGTTGTCGACAACTTCGACCACGGGGCGCGGCGCGGCGACTCGCTGTTCCGCGTCGGTGAGTGCTACTACAAGAAGGCACAGCGGGCGCGTCACGACAAGAAGGCGTTCGAGCAGGCGCTGTTCTACTACGGCCGCTACCTGCGCGAGCACCCGACGGGCGAGCACGCCAAGGCGGCCGAGGCGCGGATCGCCGAGGTGGACTACCGCCGGGCCGAGAGCACGTTCCAGGTCGCCACGTACTACGAGAAACGGGGCAAGTACCGCGCGGCGCTGATCTACTACCAGGATCTGGCGGCGCGCTTCCCGCTCTCGCCCTATGCCGACCAGGCCGAGGCGAAGGTGGCCGAGATGCAGAAGCGTCTCGACATCGAGCCGGCTTCCGACGAGCCGACCGAGGACCAGGATGCAAGCAGCGGCGTGACTGAGCCGGAGTAG
- a CDS encoding LptE family protein, whose protein sequence is MRRVWVVLAGACVIVIAVGGCGGYRVGTLLPEHIKTIAVPAFVNKTGEPNLEIGATTAVNNRLHIDGTLKIVGEDEDPDVLLTVEIVNYQRRAVRFTGATRPAEYRITVTVRATLHDMREDKDLFVNERLSGRTEFVIQGSLPDSETRAQPRAFDDLARNVVERIVEGW, encoded by the coding sequence ATGCGACGCGTGTGGGTGGTGTTGGCTGGTGCGTGTGTGATCGTGATAGCGGTCGGCGGGTGCGGCGGCTACCGGGTGGGGACGCTTCTGCCCGAGCACATCAAGACAATCGCCGTGCCGGCGTTCGTCAATAAGACGGGCGAACCGAACCTGGAGATCGGCGCCACGACGGCGGTGAACAACCGGCTCCACATCGACGGGACGCTCAAAATCGTGGGCGAGGACGAGGATCCCGATGTGCTGCTCACGGTCGAGATCGTCAACTACCAGCGCCGGGCCGTGCGGTTCACGGGCGCGACGCGCCCGGCCGAGTACCGGATCACGGTGACGGTGCGCGCCACGCTGCACGACATGCGCGAGGACAAGGATCTCTTTGTCAACGAGCGGCTGAGCGGCCGCACGGAGTTTGTCATCCAGGGCTCGCTGCCGGATTCCGAGACGCGGGCGCAGCCCCGGGCGTTCGATGATCTCGCACGGAACGTGGTCGAACGCATTGTCGAGGGCTGGTAG